In Haloarcula marismortui ATCC 43049, the sequence CCTGTTTTGGAATGTCCCTTAGGCCAGCGTCTCGGAGTTCGTGTCTGTCCACAAAGTCGAGCGTGCCCTCAAACTCAGCCCACGTATCTGAACGTCGACAAATACCTTCCTCCGAGGACTCGTCGTAGGGGAACCTCAGTCGGCGCTTCCAGCCGGGGAAGTAGACACGTTTTTACTGATCGATTCTAGATTTCGTGTTATGGCAGTAGATAACAATCGATGTGAGACCGGCCGTGCTGCCACGCTTCCTGATGTTGTTCCATTCCATTTACCTCATTTGACACGGCAGAGCTGGGAATTGGGCACACGCTCTATTCAAGATGAGCAAACGGTGGAGCTCGGCAAATGGTCCTATCAAGCTGGACAGTGGTCGCTATCGCTGTTTGAGGTGACAAGTGAGACCGCCATTATCCGTATCCAGACACCAGTTGGCCGAAAGCGGTATTATGGGGCAATTCAGTCAGAGCTCCGCTCGGCGCTTCAAGAACTCGAAGCGAGCCCAGCCTGGCAGAAAGTTGTGTGAGTAGCGCCGATGTATTGCTGGCCGAACTCAAAACCGACCAGAGCCGAAAGCTCCTGCTCTAGCAACTTGAAGCAGACGGGTGCTCGTTCTGTGGCATCAATTTAGTGTCGGAGCGCGACCTACAGAACGAACCTGTCGCTGACAACCACGGAACACCATCGGTTGCGAGCGTCTTTGAGAGTGTTGCCGGCGAGTGGAGAGTGGTTGCATTCACACCTTGCGGAGAAAATGCGACGTAATGGCAGATAGAGAGATTGTAACCCCGAGTCACAAAACTTTTCGATACCAACCAGATACTGATTAGTTAGGTACTGGCCCCGCTCAATCGCTCCCTACTCCACCCCAAACGCATCGACTGGTCCGGGGCTAGAGCCTGTCGTCGTAGATGACGACCCCAAACGGTGCGTTGCACGCCACTCCCCCCGCCTGCGGCCACTATTATCTTTGCCTGCTTCAAAGTAAATTTTGTCTGTAATACTCGTCTGTAGTAATTATCTGTGATAGGATTCTGGATCAGGTTCTGAAACCCACGGTCTCGGCATTTGAACCGCTTCTCCCGCCTGTTCCCACGCTCCGTGTATAAACACGCGGTGCGAGGACACCGCTGACTCGTGTACTCCGGGTCTACGTCATCCGACGACACACCGTCACGAGCCACCTTGTACGTGATCAGATCTCGAAGCTTGGCGAACGGCACCGAGTGCAGGTGGCGGTTCATCCGGGTCCCGTAGTTAATCGAGTCTCGCATGTCTTTGGGGTCTCCAAAGACGATGACCTGATTCTCGAACTGCGAGACCTACCTAACGACGGTACGTGACATCTTGTGGAGTTGGTCGTGAACAGAGTCTCGTTTCTCCTGTCCCACGACCGTCTTGAACGCGGTCTGACCTGCCTCTCGTATCCACCTGCGCTTCGTGAAGCACTCATGCCGTCGACGCTTCACGTCCAGGTATTCGAGAACGAGCGAGTCCTGTACGTTGCCGCTTTCCCAGTTCATCGCGGCGAGTGCGACGCGGTTCTCGTTGATGTCCACGCCGACCACGTATTGGATTCGCTGGCGTGTGGACATTGGCGCCTGTGTTGGTGACGGTGATGTGGAACTGTCAGTCACCACGATGTTGGAGGAGTTCCGCGGTACCGACACGCCACGCGGACTTGTTGAGAGCAGTCGTGAGAAGATTGTGGTGGTCAGGACTGCCCTTCAACTTGCCTTTGGCGTGGTGGTATGGTTTCGCTGAGATGGGGAAGCGGTGCGTGTTATCGTCGGTTTCGGTGATGCGGTAGCCTTCGCGGTGGTTCATCCGCATTGGATAGGGTTCGTGGATGTAGGGGTTGGGTGCGCCCCAGTCCTCGTCATCGCCCTCGTCGTAGTTCGTGAGTTCCTGTTGGGCTTTGTCGATTATTTGCTGGCAGGTGTTGTTGACGAGGGCGGCTTTCCCGACCGCGGCGTCTTTGATTTCGCCCCAACTCTATCCTTGGTAGTGGAGACAGATGATTTCGTTTCGGAGGCGACGGGCTTTGAGGAGGGTGGGTTCAAGCAGCTCCTCGCCCTCTTCAACAGTGAGTTGGAAGGTGAGGAAAAGGGTCTGCTCCATACCCGTTGTGTCGTGTGATTATCTGCTAAAAGCTGCGGCGTGGCTGCTGGGCTTCACCCCCTCCCACGGTGGGGCGAGGCACTCGCCCTCATTAACTAGTGTAGACGTTTAGCCCAAACCAATTACAGACAAAAAGCTGTAATTGCTGTCTGTAACAAATTGCTGTTCTGGCATCAATGCGGCTTGCTATCTAAAGTAACTCCAGACGATTATCTGTACCGAACATCTGTTCCATACAGCCGTTACAGGCGCTTAGTATGGACATCTATTACAGATAATTGCTACAGATAAATGTTCCAGATCAGGCGCAATCCGATCTCTGTCTTGCGGTAGAGGTGCAATTACAGATAATAGATACAGACAACTGGTACAGGCAGCAGTCACGAATGTCTGACACAGATATATCTAACAGAAGTTCAAATGAGGAAGCGTATGATAACGACCGTCGTCTACGCTGAGTCTGGGGGGACATACAAAACGACCATGACAGCAAATCTCGCGGTTGGGTTCAAACGGATGGGACTTGATGTCCTCGTGATCGATTTGGACCCACAAACGGGCAACCTCACCTCACTCTTCGACGTCGGTAAGAATCGTGGAGACCCGGAAGCTGACAATCTCGTAAAGCACATTCTTGAAATGCCAGACGGGGACTTCGACAACCTCATCGAGACCTCTGAAGAGGGTGTTGATATTATTCCAAGTCACGATATGCTGGGCGATTTCACTTCCAATCTTGAGCAGAAGATTTCCTACGAAACGGGCATGAAGGGAATTTCTCGAGACGAGTATCCCCGCTTTGAACTTCTCTACAATCTTCTCTGGGAGCAAGAGCAGTTGAACGAAGAATACGACGCGGTCCTCATCGACCCTAACGCACGCGCTGAAGACCTGCTCTACAATGCCATCTACGCGCTTCGGACATTAGTGGCACCTGTCAAGCCAGCTGGAAAGGGAAGTCTCAGT encodes:
- a CDS encoding ParA family protein, whose protein sequence is MITTVVYAESGGTYKTTMTANLAVGFKRMGLDVLVIDLDPQTGNLTSLFDVGKNRGDPEADNLVKHILEMPDGDFDNLIETSEEGVDIIPSHDMLGDFTSNLEQKISYETGMKGISRDEYPRFELLYNLLWEQEQLNEEYDAVLIDPNARAEDLLYNAIYALRTLVAPVKPAGKGSLSLDGLEEMVGNMGTALDIEIGLSCVVPSGVGQTNAHRQYRDQFENTDAFATPVSIGSRESLMDAMWEARGSAFKVVEERWKTYEEDEEMVSKKGERRVPDRELETLDKLWQLAGFIATETFDVDVDDKLVLDIDDYGTETMQFDLTAKPEVAD